CTAACACCTTCTTAGCCTCAAGCACCATTTTTCCCCGATCTATTATTCCAAATCTATTCTTAGGTTCTTTTCCTAAAAAAATGTTATAACTAATACTTAAAGTAGGAATTAAACTAAATTCTTGATAAATTATTGATATACCTCTATGTTTTGCTTCTATAGGATTACGTAATTTGACTTCTTCATTGTTAATAAATATTTTTCCACTATCAGGTAGGTAAACACCCGCTAATATCTTCATAAGAGTCGACTTACCCGCTCCATTTTCGCCAACTAAAGCATGGACTTCACCTTTTCTCATATCAAAATCAACATTTTCTAATACTCTCACTTGATTAAACGATTTTGTAATATTAACCATTCTTAAAATTTCTTCCTTCATCTCTATTAAAGCATCCTTTCTTAATATATTATTTATGTTAAATCGTGAAGTTTATATTTTTTAACTATAGATTGTAAGGGTTTGGGAAAAGGATCTACAATAATCTCTCTATTTAAGATAGCATTAAAAATACTTTCTTCCAAACTTTGATTTTTCATTATACAATCCAAGGTAGGTTTATTCATGAAAATTCCTAAGTCACATTTCCAAAAACTCTCATCGATCCAAGATAGCACTTTTGAATATTCTTTTCTCCAATCATTACTTATAATTTCTTGATTTACACTAGTAACAAGAGATATCTTTTTATGATCGTCAATACCTAATATTAAACTAGTAAAGATCTTTGAGTTATCTTCAAATACACAAAAAACTATAGTTGATCCGCTTGAAACAACAAATTGAACAACCTTGAAAATCATATCATAGAGACCTTTACTCTGTAGCCCTGCTTGTTTAGAAGAAGGACCTGGATATATTATAATGTCTGGATAATATTTATCTAACAACTTATACATTTTTATAACATATTCATCTAAGTCCATTTCAGTTGTCCAATAACTGAATGCTTCATTATAATATTTTTCAAGAGCTAAACGATCTATCATTATCACTAAATCAGTATTTTGTTTATTTTTTTCATATATAATTTTGGTATCATATACAGGATCGATTATTTTTTGTAAATAATCTATTTCAACAGTCTTTCCTAAAGAATGTGATATATTTAATATCTTCCCCTTTTCATGAATTACAGTTATTCTTTCCTTTGATCTAATCGGTTTCAAAAACAAGGAATGTAAATTTCTCCATTGATTTATGTTTAAATCAATTATTAAAGGATTTTTTGATAACATTTTTTAGCCTCCTAAAGTTAGATTTTATTTGTTTCTTAATCTCAATTAACTTTTATATCAAAAATCTTGATTGTGTAAGGTTCCAAGTTCAATCTTAATACTCCTTTGTATAACTTATATTCGATATTATCCCAAATTTCATAGCATGATATTGATTTTTCAGAAAGTATAACCTCTGTGTCAACAGTTTCTGAACTTGGATTACATAAAAATAAAATATTTTCCCCATTAACTGATTCATATAAAATCGCGTCCACTTGTTTAGGTTTCTTGTTTATCTTATAAACATCGAGCTCTTTAAATATGTTTGAAAGATTTTTTTGTATTGTTTTTAAATCAGGAACCAAAATTATTGAGCCATTTGATCTATTATCAAAATATTTTGTTCCAACAATTTCCATACCATTTTCTGAGCATATGTCAATTTTTTTTATTAATTCAATAAAATTTTTGAAATCATTAGAAGGAGTCATTAATTCATTGAAAGATGGAACATTAGGTCCAATTATTAAATTTCCACCATCCTTAACATACTCAATTAACTTTCTCGTTAGTTCTTCAGATAGATATTCAAAAGTTGATATTATAACTATCTTGTATTCCTTCATTTTTGAAACGGTTAGTTCACTATCACCGATTTCAAAAGTATACCCTTCACTTGATAAATAATTATAATACTCTTCAAACCAATGTGTTTTATTTATCTGAATGGGTTCTTTAAAATCAAATGAATTATTTGAAATATAAGAAGTATTTGGATATTCAGAAAATCCTAATATTGGATCCAAAAAATCTCCATATACAGGTATGAGGGCGGTAGCAGCTTCCAATCTATCGTAATCTCTATTTGTTAATAACATGATGTCGCACTTTTTTTCCATATTTTCTATGGGTAGCTTATTCAAAAGATCTTGAACTTTATTATGCAATTCATAAGATTTTTTATTTTTTATTCCTTCACGATTAATGGGTGAACCTAACCATTTATTTCTATCTACAATCATATACCTGTTAAAACCTTTAATACCATGCATTAATACAGCTTTTGTATCAAAAATTTCATCTTCAACATCTCCTGGATTAATATACCAAGGCCAGACCCCTGTTATAAATTCAGGAATGAAAGGATAACGACTACATCCAGAAACATAAGAAGATATAGTTTTTACGTGATCATAGAGTTCTTTCCTAGAATAAATATCAAAACCCACAAAATCAATTTTTTCCTCTAATTTAGGTATATTAAAAGGCGTTGAAGGAGCTCCTGTTGCCCCACCGGGACCTAATGGATGTGGATAATTATGATAAATCGGTACATCTATACCTCTATCCTTTAGCAAGTTACTCAGTATTTCAAGAGAGTGTATTAAATAATATTCTCTATATTCAATCCAATCAAGATAATAAGGTAAGTCATTCTTAGAAGTACCTTCAAATCTAACCGGAGGAACAATTTCGTGAAAATTATTATAATTACATTTATAAATTTTGTTTAAATTTTCGAGAGTTCCATATTTTTCATATATAAATCTTCTATACAATTCTATTGATGCGGTACTATAATCGCAAGTATATGGATTGACATTAAAAAAATATCCTAGTTCATTATCAACTTGTACTCCAATAATATTTCCTCTTGGAAATAAATGATTCTTTAAAATTGGACAAATTGCGTCATACCATGTTTCGACTTCTTTAAAAAATTCTGGTGAAGCATAGCTTAGAGCAGGTATGGGTTTTGGAACTTGAGTGAGAATTACTTTTCCTCCAAAAGGATTTTTAGCTTGTAAATCAGGATTTTCTAATATTCTCTCTGGAAACCCAAACCAAGTCATCTCAGAATTGATTTGAGGCCCTGGACGTACCATAATGTTAAAACCTTTTTTTGAACATAAAGACAAAAATGCGTCTACATTTTTTGATCCCCCGAAGTCAAATACGTTTTCTTTGACTTCGTGAATTTCCCAGGGTATGTAGGTAGTAATCAGATTAATTCCAAGTTTTTTTACTTCTTCCAAAATTTTTTCCCAGTTTTCTGGCCTACTTCTCCAGTAATGTACAGATCCTCCATAATTTTTCAATGTTTTTTTTTCAATAACCATTTGTTTACCTTTTATCTCAATATTATTTTGCATTTGATACTCCTCCTCATGTAATATAGTTACTTTACTCACTTTAGAAATTCTAAAACGAACAATTTAACGTATGTTTAATCCTTCCTGTTGTTGACATTTACCTCCTTACGATATAATCTCTTTGACATTATTAATTCACTAAATCGTAAGGAGGTTTTACAAATGTCTTACTACTCTAATGCTTCTTATCTTTACTTCAATTTTGGTTGATCTGCCGTTCACAATTATAATCATAAACTTTTGAAGGTATAATACTAGAAAATTGATCTGTTTTCTTAAAACTAATTCTCACTTTGCTCCAGCAATTATTTCTGTTCCATATAATAACTATACACATTCTTAAGTAAATTTTTCTATCTTTAAAAAAATTTGACACTTCTTATTTGTTTGAGATTATTTGTTCCTTTAAATAAGAAAATTATGTTTGAAAGGATAAGTAAAATTATAAAAGGTTATTTATAATATTGTTTCAATATAGATGGAGCTTCTTCATGATATACTAATTTCCAACTTTCTAATAAATTACTTCTTGTAACTTTTACAGCAGGTAAAGCATAATAACTAGAGGAAACTTCCTTACCAAGCAATGCATACCCTGCTAAAATAGCTTCAGCTACACCTTGATCATAGGGTAATTGTGCTCCTAAACCTTTTATCATGCCTCCTTGAGCTATATTAAGGGCAACATTCAATCCTAAATCAATAGTAGTTATTACTAAATTTTTTATATTACTATATCTAGCTGCAGCTAAAACACCTTCTGCAGGAACATCCCAATTTACCCATACACCATCTATCTTTGGATACCTTGTAAACATAGCCGAAGCTACTCTTTCAGCTTCATAAGGTTCAACAAAGCCTCCTTTCGACACTATTTCTATATTAGGATAATTTTCCCTTATTGTTTTTTCGAAAGCTTCAGCCCTTTGATTTGTAACAAAATAATCTGCATCATGATAGATCATTCCTATAGTACCTTTACCATTTAACTCTTCAGCCATAATTTCAGCAGATACTACACCATTTCCATAGTTATCTGCTGAAACGACTGCAACATAATCTTTTCCTGGTACTAAATTATAAGGAACATTATCCATAAAAACTATTTTTATGCCTGCATCTGCAGCTTTTCTAAATGCTGGAGCTGAAGAAATTGGATCAACTGGTATACTCACTAATACGTCGGGTTTCATGGCTATAATAGTTTCAATATCAGAAATCTGCTTTTCGGGCTTAAACTGAGCATCGGTTACTGCTAAGATCTTGATCCCCATTTTTTCAAAGGTGTCTCTTAAAGCTTTCAATTGAGCTGCTGACCAATCATCACCAGAATAGTGAAAAGAGATTGCCGCTGTAAAATTACCTTCTTTTAACTTTTCGATTTCTGAATCGGTAAGTATAAGTTCCTTCGCAGATGTAGCCTTTTCCCCTCTAGGTCCACTACTCATAACTGGTAAATCTGGAATATCTGGATTGATAGTTATAACACCATATACAAAAATGCTTAAAAAACAAATTACACAGAGAATAATCCCTTTTAAAAGCTGTTTCATCACAAACTCCTCCTTATAAAATAGTTTTAAGTAACTTTAAACTTCTATCATACACGGTCTTTCTTGTTTTTTACATAATTCATTCAAGATATATATTTTTTATTACAAAACAATTTATCAACAACTTATTAATATATTTAATGTTAATATTTTTAATTTTCTTGTTGGTATTTCATTTTTATATATTTAAAATTTTATATTTTTTACTGTTCTTAATATAATAGATTAATTTTATTCCTTCTTTAAAATATTCTATTAATAGGATTTTTGATCTTTATATTTGCGATTTTCTCTAAACAATATTAAAATAATAATGATTATAAAATAAACGGCTAAAAAGTAAAAATGCCTTACATCAACTTTTCAGTTGTTGTAAGGCATTCATGACCTTATATGTTTAAGCTTATCTTCCATAGATAAACTCTTATTCCTCTTACTGGTAATAATATAACACAATGTCATCATAAATTCAAGTATCGTAATTCCTATTTACAAACAATTATTTCAAAATAAAGACAAATATTTACAATTACAGCTAAAAATCTTAGTTTTTGTGTTTTTTTTAAAGAAACCAAAAATGTTATAATCTAAGCAATTATCGTTTATAATAATTAAAAAAGAGGGTTAAATTATGGAAACAATAAACTCTTTCTCTTCAGAGTTCATTAAAGATGAACAACAAAAAGAACTTATTTTGGAAGTTCATAGAGGTGAAGTTCATGTGGTTATTTTTTTAAATTCGCCAGAGAGAAAAATCTTCAATGATTTTTTAAAAAAGGGTGAAAAAGGGAAAATATTTTTTGAAAATAAAATTATTAACCTTGAACCATATTTTGCTCTTAATAAAAAAGTGGGTATTTTATTAGATGAAACTTATCTATTAGAAAATCTAACAATTGCTGAAAATCTGCTTATTGTAACTTTAAATAATACTAACAAAAAAAGTTTTTTTAATCTTAAACCCTTTTTAAGAAAAAAACATATTGAAATGAAGAGTAAAAAAATGCTT
This region of Petrotoga sp. 9PWA.NaAc.5.4 genomic DNA includes:
- a CDS encoding beta-galactosidase, whose translation is MQNNIEIKGKQMVIEKKTLKNYGGSVHYWRSRPENWEKILEEVKKLGINLITTYIPWEIHEVKENVFDFGGSKNVDAFLSLCSKKGFNIMVRPGPQINSEMTWFGFPERILENPDLQAKNPFGGKVILTQVPKPIPALSYASPEFFKEVETWYDAICPILKNHLFPRGNIIGVQVDNELGYFFNVNPYTCDYSTASIELYRRFIYEKYGTLENLNKIYKCNYNNFHEIVPPVRFEGTSKNDLPYYLDWIEYREYYLIHSLEILSNLLKDRGIDVPIYHNYPHPLGPGGATGAPSTPFNIPKLEEKIDFVGFDIYSRKELYDHVKTISSYVSGCSRYPFIPEFITGVWPWYINPGDVEDEIFDTKAVLMHGIKGFNRYMIVDRNKWLGSPINREGIKNKKSYELHNKVQDLLNKLPIENMEKKCDIMLLTNRDYDRLEAATALIPVYGDFLDPILGFSEYPNTSYISNNSFDFKEPIQINKTHWFEEYYNYLSSEGYTFEIGDSELTVSKMKEYKIVIISTFEYLSEELTRKLIEYVKDGGNLIIGPNVPSFNELMTPSNDFKNFIELIKKIDICSENGMEIVGTKYFDNRSNGSIILVPDLKTIQKNLSNIFKELDVYKINKKPKQVDAILYESVNGENILFLCNPSSETVDTEVILSEKSISCYEIWDNIEYKLYKGVLRLNLEPYTIKIFDIKVN
- a CDS encoding substrate-binding domain-containing protein, with product MKQLLKGIILCVICFLSIFVYGVITINPDIPDLPVMSSGPRGEKATSAKELILTDSEIEKLKEGNFTAAISFHYSGDDWSAAQLKALRDTFEKMGIKILAVTDAQFKPEKQISDIETIIAMKPDVLVSIPVDPISSAPAFRKAADAGIKIVFMDNVPYNLVPGKDYVAVVSADNYGNGVVSAEIMAEELNGKGTIGMIYHDADYFVTNQRAEAFEKTIRENYPNIEIVSKGGFVEPYEAERVASAMFTRYPKIDGVWVNWDVPAEGVLAAARYSNIKNLVITTIDLGLNVALNIAQGGMIKGLGAQLPYDQGVAEAILAGYALLGKEVSSSYYALPAVKVTRSNLLESWKLVYHEEAPSILKQYYK